The following proteins are co-located in the Acropora palmata chromosome 11, jaAcrPala1.3, whole genome shotgun sequence genome:
- the LOC141897387 gene encoding cyclic GMP-AMP synthase-like receptor 1 isoform X3, translating to MSELNDKLNRFTNEKVSLRKSEKRKALDFWEPKVRDILENVKEKDTRFAGMEMQFKGSYYERCKVGEPDEFDLMLVMKNLELNGDPYDDTEDDGMSEPPTGFTRVMIDMGEEETWKKNHCVDVRGMLSASRVKSVFASLVKGAIEECGYARFVKKSSHGPAVTLPLKNDDGKSYSIDLVLAIKDKTWPEDADEWKARSRRDAS from the exons ATGTCGGAATTGAATGATAAACTGAATAgatttacaaatgaaaaagtttccctgaggaaaagtgaaaaaagaaaagcctTGGATTTCTGGGAGCCGAAAGTGAGAGATATTTTGGAAAACGTAAAAGAGAAAGATACTCGTTTCGCCGGAATGGAAATGCAATTCAAAGGCAGCTATTACGAAAGATGCAAGGTCGGCGAACCGGATGAATTCGATTTAATGCTGGTCATGAAAAACCTGGAATTAAACGGTGACCCTTACGATGATACCGAAGATGACGGAATGAGTGAACCACCAACAG GTTTCACAAGAGTAATGATTGACATGGGAGAGGaagaaacttggaagaaaAATCACTGTGTAGATGTGCGAGGGATGTTAAGTGCCTCCCGTGTGAAATCAGTATTTGCAAGTCTTGTGAAAGGTGCTATTGAAGAGTGTGGATATGCAAg ATTTGTGAAAAAGAGCTCACATGGCCCAGCAGTTACCCTGCCCCTAAAAAACGACGATGGGAAAAGTTATTCCATTGATTTGGTCCTTGCCATCAAGGACAAGACTTGGCCAGAAGATGCCGATGAATGGAAAGCAAGGTCACGCAGAG ATGCGAgttaa
- the LOC141897387 gene encoding cyclic GMP-AMP synthase-like receptor 1 isoform X1, with product MSELNDKLNRFTNEKVSLRKSEKRKALDFWEPKVRDILENVKEKDTRFAGMEMQFKGSYYERCKVGEPDEFDLMLVMKNLELNGDPYDDTEDDGMSEPPTGFTRVMIDMGEEETWKKNHCVDVRGMLSASRVKSVFASLVKGAIEECGYARFVKKSSHGPAVTLPLKNDDGKSYSIDLVLAIKDKTWPEDADEWKARSRRGWPKEDLVRKIWKDGCHLVAKVPKGSTVPEREKEFLWRYSFSGAEKTLFREGGQGEASSCRKQVLRILKALKEELDLHPLKSYHLKTILFYECEANPHSSHWSFNCLGERFMGLLKRLETCLSQRSCPHYFIREFNLFEMFPQQKCDELARKIHLIRIDPQRVLSRLI from the exons ATGTCGGAATTGAATGATAAACTGAATAgatttacaaatgaaaaagtttccctgaggaaaagtgaaaaaagaaaagcctTGGATTTCTGGGAGCCGAAAGTGAGAGATATTTTGGAAAACGTAAAAGAGAAAGATACTCGTTTCGCCGGAATGGAAATGCAATTCAAAGGCAGCTATTACGAAAGATGCAAGGTCGGCGAACCGGATGAATTCGATTTAATGCTGGTCATGAAAAACCTGGAATTAAACGGTGACCCTTACGATGATACCGAAGATGACGGAATGAGTGAACCACCAACAG GTTTCACAAGAGTAATGATTGACATGGGAGAGGaagaaacttggaagaaaAATCACTGTGTAGATGTGCGAGGGATGTTAAGTGCCTCCCGTGTGAAATCAGTATTTGCAAGTCTTGTGAAAGGTGCTATTGAAGAGTGTGGATATGCAAg ATTTGTGAAAAAGAGCTCACATGGCCCAGCAGTTACCCTGCCCCTAAAAAACGACGATGGGAAAAGTTATTCCATTGATTTGGTCCTTGCCATCAAGGACAAGACTTGGCCAGAAGATGCCGATGAATGGAAAGCAAGGTCACGCAGAG GTTGGCCCAAGGAGGATCTTGTACGCAAAATTTGGAAAGATGGATGTCACCTTGTAGCAAAGGTCCCAAAGGGAAGCACTGTTCCAGAACGTGAAAAGGAGTTCCTTTGGAGATACTCCTTCTCTGGAGCTGAAAAGACATTGTTTCGCGAAGGAGGTCAAGGAGAAGCCAGCTCTTGCAGGAAACAGGTGTTACGGATCCTTAAAGCCTTAAAAGAGGAACTTGACTTGCATCCTTTGAAGTCCTACCACCTCAAAACCATATTGTTTTATGAGTGTGAGGCAAACCCTCATTCTAGCCATTGGAGCTTTAATTGCTTGGGAGAGCGTTTCATGGGCCTTCTGAAAAGGCTTGAGACGTGCCTCAGCCAAAGAAGTTGTCCTCACTATTTTATAAGAGAATTTAatctttttgaaatgtttcctCAACAAAAGTGTGATGAGTTAGCTCGTAAAATACATCTTATTAGAATCGATCCACAGAGGGTCTTAAGTCGTCTCATTTAA
- the LOC141897387 gene encoding cyclic GMP-AMP synthase-like receptor 1 isoform X2, protein MSELNDKLNRFTNEKVSLRKSEKRKALDFWEPKVRDILENVKEKDTRFAGMEMQFKGSYYERCKVGEPDEFDLMLVMKNLELNGDPYDDTEDDGMSEPPTGFTRVMIDMGEEETWKKNHCVDVRGMLSASRVKSVFASLVKGAIEECGYARFVKKSSHGPAVTLPLKNDDGKSYSIDLVLAIKDKTWPEDADEWKARSRRVQDIGHSFSQIWSDGP, encoded by the exons ATGTCGGAATTGAATGATAAACTGAATAgatttacaaatgaaaaagtttccctgaggaaaagtgaaaaaagaaaagcctTGGATTTCTGGGAGCCGAAAGTGAGAGATATTTTGGAAAACGTAAAAGAGAAAGATACTCGTTTCGCCGGAATGGAAATGCAATTCAAAGGCAGCTATTACGAAAGATGCAAGGTCGGCGAACCGGATGAATTCGATTTAATGCTGGTCATGAAAAACCTGGAATTAAACGGTGACCCTTACGATGATACCGAAGATGACGGAATGAGTGAACCACCAACAG GTTTCACAAGAGTAATGATTGACATGGGAGAGGaagaaacttggaagaaaAATCACTGTGTAGATGTGCGAGGGATGTTAAGTGCCTCCCGTGTGAAATCAGTATTTGCAAGTCTTGTGAAAGGTGCTATTGAAGAGTGTGGATATGCAAg ATTTGTGAAAAAGAGCTCACATGGCCCAGCAGTTACCCTGCCCCTAAAAAACGACGATGGGAAAAGTTATTCCATTGATTTGGTCCTTGCCATCAAGGACAAGACTTGGCCAGAAGATGCCGATGAATGGAAAGCAAGGTCACGCAGAG TACAAGACAtagggcacagtttttcccaaataTGGAGTGATGGACCTTAG
- the LOC141897386 gene encoding cyclic GMP-AMP synthase-like receptor 1, translated as MSQLNIILNRITNEKVTLRKIEKTKALEFWEPKVEEILRRVKRKDERFARMEIQRKGSYYERCKVGKPDEFDLTLVLENLELDDEPYDDTEDDGMSEPPKGFTRVMIDRGEERIWRRNNCVNARGMLNAAHVKSLFADLVRGAVQELRYGGFVEVESNGPAVTLLLTNNRNGRKYSIDLTPVIKDKSWPEDADEWKSRSRGGWPNQSLVREICGDGCHLVPKPPKGSSVPAHGKEFLWRYSFSSGEKKLFLNGGHGEPSSCRKKVLKILKVLNEELEWHPLKSYHLKTMLFFECEANPHHSHWSFNHQDERFLGLLKRLENCLRQRNCPHYFMREFNVFEVFPQQRCAELCGKIQDILRNPEAQLIDQLKWH; from the exons ATGTCGCAATTGAATATAATTCTGAATCGCATTACTAACGAGAAAGTTACCCTaagaaaaatcgaaaaaacgAAGGCCCTGGAGTTTTGGGAGCCGAAAGTGGAAGAGATTTTGCGTCgcgtaaaaagaaaagatgaaCGTTTCGCCAGAATGGAAATACAACGCAAAGGTAGTTATTACGAAAGATGCAAGGTCGGCAAACCAGACGAATTTGATTTAACACTGGTCTTGGAAAATCTGGAATTAGATGATGAACCCTACGACGATACTGAAGATGATGGAATGAGCGAACCACCAAAAG GTTTCACAAGAGTAATGATTGACAGGGGAGAAGAACGAATTTGGAGACGAAACAACTGTGTCAATGCCAGAGGGATGTTGAATGCCGCCCATGTGAAATCACTATTTGCAGATCTTGTAAGAGGTGCTGTCCAAGAGCTGAGATATGGAGG ATTTGTGGAAGTGGAATCAAATGGTCCAGCAGTCACTCTGCTCCTTACCAACAACAGGAATGGGCGAAAATATTCCATTGATTTGACACCTGTTATCAAGGACAAAAGCTGGCCGGAAGATGCTGATGAATGGAAATCAAGGTCTCGCGGAG GTTGGCCCAATCAGAGTCTTGTACGCGAGATTTGTGGTGATGGGTGTCACCTAGTACCAAAGCCCCCAAAGGGAAGCAGTGTTCCTGCACATGGAAAGGAGTTCCTTTGGAGGTACTCTTTTTCCAGTGGAGAAAAGAAGTTGTTTCTCAACGGAGGCCATGGAGAACCCAGCTCATGCAGGAAAAAGGTTTTAAAAATCCTTAAAGTATTGAATGAGGAACTTGAGTGGCATCCTTTGAAGTCCTACCACCTCAAAACCATGTTGTTTTTTGAGTGTGAGGCAAATCCTCATCATAGCCACTGGAGCTTTAATCACCAGGACGAGCGTTTCCTAGGCCTTCTAAAAAGGCTTGAGAATTGCCTCAGACAGAGAAATTGCCCACATTATTTTATGAGGGAGTTtaatgtgtttgaagtgtttcCTCAGCAACGGTGTGCTGAGTTATGTGGAAAGATACAAGATATTCTGAGGAATCCAGAGGCGCAGTTAATAGATCAGCTGAAGTGGCACTGA